The genomic stretch AGGATTGAATATGGAAATGCCGGGCTTCTGGTAATTACTTTTTCGTAAAAGTTGAATAGTTTTTCTTTCATTTTTATCTTGTTATTTGATTATGCTTGTTTAAAAAAATTATTATGTTTCAAATAATGCAAAAGGGAAAGTTATAGCAAAATTTTGTATGGAGAAGTAACAAGCCGGTTGTATTGTAACATCTAATAATGCTTGCATTCGCGGCTTGTTTTCAGAGCATTCAAGTTGCCGGAATCAAAGTTGAGGTACAAGTTTTCCTGATAAAAATTTTTTCGATGAAATTGCTAAAGCTTTCGATGAAATTCGAGATTGAGTCGATATAGTAAAAACGTTGATTTGTGGCAACAGCATTCGAGTTGTATCCAATTATGTATCAAATGAAAAAAGCAGCTATGAATTTACTTCATAACTGCTTGATTTTCAGTGGTCCCAGATGGGCTTGAACCAACGACCCCCTGATTATGAGTCAGGTGCTCTAACCAACTGAGCTATAGGACCGGGAATTTTTGAGCAATGCTTAAAAATTCGAGGCTGCGAAGATAAAGATTTATTTGAAAAACACAACGTTTCGTATTGCACGAAAAAATTCGAGCATAATTGAAACTACGCTTATTTTTGCGATATGAAGATACCGCCGTTTTCTTTAGGATTCATTTTTTTTGCAGCATTCTGTTTGGTTATTTTTATCCAACTGTGCTATTATCTCTTCGTCTTTGGAAAACTGGCTTTTTATAAACCGAAACAAAAATCATCTTCACAGGAATATCCCGTTTCCGTAATTGTTTGCGGTAAAGATGAAGCTGAAAACATCGCTACACATTTGCCTGCGGCGCTGGTACAAAATTATACCACTACGCACGAAATAGTCTTTGTGGATGATAACTCTACTGACGAAACAAAATATTTATTGGAAGGATTGGGCAGGCAATTCAAAGGCTTACGCACATTGCTCTTGACACAGGATGCAATGGGCATTCCGGGTAAAAAATTTCCTTTGTCGATGGGCATAAGGGCTGCCAAATACGAAACGCTTTTATTGACGGATGCAGACTGTTTTCCTGCTTCGGAAAACTGGATAAAACTGATGCAGGACGGTTATGACGAAGGCATCAGCATTGTTCTTGGTTATGGCGCTTATGCAAAGAAAAAAGGTGTGTTGAACAAACTGATTCGCTTTGAAACTTTTCATACGGCGCTTCAATATCTGAGCTTTGCGTTGGTAAAAATGCCGTACATGGGCGTAGGAAGAAATCTTTCTTACAAAAGAGAAATGTTTTTAAAAAACAAAGGATTTGCCTCTATCAATCATATTCCGGGCGGCGACGATGATTTGTTCATTATCAAAATTGCGAACGAAACAAACACGGCAATTGTGATTGATAAAGACGCGCACACCATCAGCGAGCCGAAAGCAACATGGCGCGAATGGCAGAAGCAAAAACGCCGTCATTACAGCACGTCAAAATATTATCCCGCGAAGTTCAAATGGTGGCTGGGCTTGTATTCTTTCTCACATTTTCTGGTGTATCCGTTACTTGCGGTTTCGATTATTTTCTTCAATTGGTGGCTGCCTTTGTCGGTTTATTTTTTAAGACTGATTGTACTTGCTGTTATTTGGAAAAAGACGATGAATAAATTGAATGAAAGTGATTTGTGGTCAAGATTTTTGCTGTTCGATATTTGGATGTTTTTATATTATTTTATTATGTCGCCAAATATTTTTCGCCGGGCGGAAAGAAAGTGGAAATGACATTTCTTAGAGAATACACAAAGGAATTGAATTATTAAGATTTACTTCTTTACAATAAGAGCTTTAGTTTGGCTTAATGATTTTATATCATGCAATCGCAATTAATTTCAGTAATAAAAAATATTATCCGTTTAAGTGAAAATGATGAGGAAATTATTCTGAAACTCTTTGTACCAAAGGATTTTCGCAAAGGGGAATATTTTTTAAAAGAAGGACAAGTAAGCAGAGAAATTGGTTTTATCGAAAAAGGATTGGTGCGGTATTACATTAATAAAGAAGGCGAAGATTTGATTTATTCTTTCGGAAAAGAAAACGAATTTGTGGGCAACTATGAAAGCTTTTTAGACCATTCTTTATCAAACAAAAATATCCAATGTATTGAAGATACTACGATGTTGGTTGTGTCTTACAATAATTTGCAAGTGCTGTATGATGAAATTGCGGAAGGACAAAAATTAGGACGGCTCGTTTGCGAAAATCTTTTTGTAGAAGCTATTAGGCAGATTACCTCGTTATACACCGATGCGCCGGAACAACGCTACAAGAAATTTTTAGACTTATATCTTGATTTACAACAACGCATTCCACAATATTATATTTCCTCTTTCGTTGGCGTAAAACCACAATCATTAAGCCGAATCAGGAAAAGATTATCCGAAAATTGATTTATTAACTCAGGTGCATGAAATCCGGTTTTTGAATAATGAATTTTGCTTTGTAAACAAAATGAAGCAAGATGAAAATTATTCAATCGGCAGGTAATACGGCGCAGAGCATTATTGAGTTTGACATTCTTCCCGGCGAAAAAACGCCTTGGCATTATCATACACTTTTTTCCGAAACTTTTCAGATTATAGAAGGTTCATTGCAGGTTGGAAAGAACGATAAAATTATGGTTCTTCAGGAAAATGAATCAATAACCATTCATCCAAAAGAAAAACATTTCTTTCACAACATTTCTTCAAATCCTTGCCACATCATCGTTACGGTAAATCCTGGCAGCATAAATTTTGAAATGGCATTGTTCATTTCAAAAGGATTATACAAAGACGGACTGGCTTCAGCAAGCGGAACGCCGAAGCGCTTGAAAGACCTTGCATTGTTCGTTTTTTTAAACAATTCCCAAATGGTCGGCTCTCAAAAAATGGCCATTCCGTTATTCAATTATCTGGTAAAGAAAAATATTCGTAATGGTTATCTCGATGAATTAAAACATCGATATGTGAATAATCTTTAATCAGTTTTAAAAATATAATTATGAAGAAAATCAATTTTTGGCTTTGCCTTTTATCGGGCTTAATGCTCATGTTTATCGGGTTAAATTTTATTTTCAATCCGCTTGGAGCCGAAGCAGGATACGGCATTCATACAAATACCAACGGCGATTTTTCGTTTCAATATATCAAAGGTATCCGCGATTTTTTCAGCGGATTAATTATTGTTGTATTGATTTTTACAAAAGAATATAAAGCGCTTGGTTATGTTTTGTTGCTCGGAGCAATTATTCCTGCGGCAGATTTTTGCATTGTGATTTCGCATCCCGATTTTACCGCAGCACATTTGTATGCGCACACAATTGCGGTAATGATTTGCGTTGTATGTGGCATTTATTATTTGAAAAATCCGGCTAATAAAAAACAGCCGGATTAATGACCCTTCAAATATTTATACACTGCAATCATGTCTTCTTCGGCATAATCATTTTTTGCTTTTTGATAGGTTTCAAAAGAAGCATTGCCAAGCGGAAAGTCAAGCCCGATGCCTTTTGCGAGTGACAAATCTTTTACGATATTTTTCAGTGAAAACGCAGGTTTGTAATCGTTGTTCAAAATAATATCGCCTTTCAGTTTCATAAAAATATTTGCCATAGCGCCGTTGTTTAAAACGGTCAGTAAATTTTGAACGTCAATATTATTTTTTTCTGCAAAAGCAACAGCTTCCGCCAAGCCCTGCGCATGAATCGCAAGCAATGTATTCACAACCAGTTTCAACGCATTAGCGCTGCCTGTTTCGCCGATGTATAAAATTAATTTTCCTAATTTTTCAAACAACGGTTTTGTTTGTTGGAAAATATTTTCATCGCCGCCAACCATGATAACGAGCGATGCTTCCGTTGCCTGCTTCACGCTTCCCGATACCGGTGCATCAAGATAATGCGCATTTTTCTGCAAACATTTTTCCGCCATTTCTTTGCTGATATTCGGCGAAACGGAACTCATGTTGATAAAGATTTTCCCTTCAACATTTGTAGAAAAAATTCCGTTTCCGCTTTCAAATATTTGGCGTGTGGCATTATCGTCCGTAACCATTAGAAAGATAATATCGCTTTGCTCAACAAGCGCTTCCGGCGTGTCCGAAACCGATGCGCCCGCTTCTTTTGCGATAGCATCTTTCGCCTTGTTATGATTAAACACCGAAACGCTGAAACCCGCGTCAATCAAGTGTTTTGCCATTGGATTGCCCATTGTGCCAAAACCAATCCAACCGATTTTTGTCTTGTTCATTTTAAAAATTTTTTTATTCAAATTCGTAACCAATATCTTTTCTGTAATTCATTCCCTCAAAAGAAATTCCTTTTAAAATATTCTTCGATTGCTGTACGGCTTCGCCAATGTTTTTCCCGTAAGAAGTAACGGCTAAAACACGCCCGCCGTTGGTAACAATATCATTGCCTATAACTTTAGTTCCCGCATGAAAAATAATAGATTCGCCCGGAATATCTTCAGGAAAAGAAATCACTTTTCCTTTCTCATAATCGCCGGGATAGCCGCCGCTTACGGCAACAACCGTTGCGCAAGCGCGTTCGTCAAATTCAATAGTTGTTTCACTTAGTTTACCATCGTGCAACGAAATAAATAATTCAACCAAATCATTTTTTAGTCGTGGCAACACAACTTCCGTTTCCGGGTCGCCCATGCGGCAGTTGTATTCAATCACGAAAGGTTCGCCGTTTACATTAATTAATCCGAAGAAAATAAATCCTTTGTATCCAATATCTTCTTTAGACAAGCCATCAACGGTCGGGCGAATAATTTTGCTTTCTATTTTTTGCATAAAAATTTTGTCCACAAAAGGAACGGGTGTTACACAACCCATGCCGCCTGTGTTTAAGCCGGTGTCGCCTTCGCCGATTCGCTTGTAATCTTTTGCATGACCGATTATTTTATAATCTTTTCCGTCCGTCAAAACGAAAATGCTCACTTCGATGCCGCTCAAAAATTCTTCAATCACCACTTTAGATGAAGCCTCGCCGAATTGTTTGTTGATAATCATTTCTTCAAACACATTCAACGCTTCATCATGTGAAGTCGCAATCACAACGCCTTTGCCGGCAGCCAATCCGTCGGCTTTTAATACGATTGGCAAACTGTGCTGTTGAATATATTTCTTTCCTTCTTCAAAATTAGTTGCATCAAACTCTGCATAATCCGCAGTTGGAATGTTGTGCCGCTGCATGAACTTTTTGGAAAATGCTTTGCTGCCTTCGAGTTGTGCGCCATATTTTGAAGGACCAATCACAAAACCTTTCCAATCGATTTGATTTTTGAAAAAATCATACACGCCGTTTACCAAAGGGTCTTCGGGTCCAACGACAAGGAGTTCAATATTATTTTCGATACAGAAAGATTTTTGTTGTTCAAAATCATTGACGTTGATATTTACGTTCTTTCCAAGCCTTGCTGTGCCTGCGTTTCCGGGCGCGATAAATAACTTGTCGCATAATTTACTTTGTTTCATTTTCCATGCAAGCGCATGTTCCCTTCCGCCGGAACCGAGTAATAATATGTTCATAAGATTCAATAAAAATTTTATGGAGCGAAAATAAAACAATCGGTCGAGTGGAAATCTAAAAAAGAATTTATATTTGCAGCCCTGAATGCCCAAGTGGCGAAATTGGTAGACGCACTGTGTTCAGGTCGCAGCGTCCGCAAGGATGTGCTGGTTCGAATCCAGTCTTGGGCACAAAGGTGAATTAAATGTTAAATACATTGGTTCACTTTTTTATTTATCTGCTAGATGTATTCTCGATTTCCTCGCTCAACACAACAGATACAAAAGATTACGACAGTAACATGTTTGATAGAAAAGAGGGTGATTTGAAAAAAATGAGATTACAAAATTTCTTAGAAGAGGATTTGAAATGTAAATTTATATTTGTCCATAACTTCCTTTAAATATATATTTGTGGACAATTATAAAACATTAAACATGTCCATAAATACATATCTGAATTAATCGTTGGCAGAGATGCCGAGAAAAAAATCCTTAAAGAAGTGCTTGATTCAAAGGAAGCCGAACTACTTGCCGTTCTTGGCCGGCGGCGGGTTGGTAAGGCTTTTCTTATACGGAATTACTACGGCAAACAACTTATTTTTGAGTGTACAGGAATGCACGAGGCAAGCTTGACTGAACAACTGTCGAATTTCAGTAGTGCACTTCAGCAAGCCATGCAGTTGCAAGTTCCACCGGCAATACCGGATAGCTGGATGCAGGCTTTTACTTTTCTGAGCAATTTTCTGCAAACAAAGCCTGAAAAGCAACCGATGGTTATCCTCTTTGATGAATTCCCCTGGCTTCATACGGCAAGATCCGGATTTCTGGCGGCATTCGGACATTGGTGGAATACCTGGGCATCTCGCAGGCCGCAGTTGAAAGTAGTCATCTGCGGTTCTGCAGCATCCTGGATGATTGAAAATGTTCTTCATAACCGCGGTGGACTTCATAACAGAGTAAGCCGTACCAGTCGATTGCTACCCTTTAGTTTAAGAGAAACGGAAGCCTATCTTGTGAGCCGAAGTATCAGTCTGGACCATTATCAGATATTACAGTTGTATATGGCAATGGGAGGCATTCCCCAATATCTCAAACAAGTTGGCAAAGGAGAAAGTGCAAACCAGGTAATAGATAAACTCTTCTTTGAAAAGGACGGTATGCTGAAAACAGAATTTGACGTATTGTACAGGTCATTGTTCAACAATGCAAGTCACCATGAATCAATCGTTCGGCAACTTGCTAAAAAGGCAAAAGGGATGAGCCGGGCTGAAGTTATTGAGGCATGCGGGCTTACGACCGGTGGGACAACAACAAGGTTGTTCGAAGAGCTCGAACAGTCCGGATTCATTTCCCAATACATACCATACGAAAAAACTTCACGCGATGCTATTTATAAATTGTCGGATGAGTATTCTTTATTCTATCTGAAATTCATTGACCGAGCCCGTGCCACAGGTACAGGCACCTGGCATAAACTTGCGCAAGGACAATCTTATAACAGCTGGGGCGGTTATGCTTTTGAAGCCATTTGTCAAAAACACATACAACAAATTAAAGAAGTTCTCGGTATCAGTGGTGTATATACCGAAGCATCCGGCTGGAGATATGCTCCGAAGACAGGAGAAACCGGCACACAAATCGACTTGTTGCTTGACCGGCAGGATCGTTGTATCAATCTATGCGAAATGAAGTTTTCCGGTCAGGAGTTCGTCATTGATAAAAAGTACGCCTCAGAACTCGACAATAAAGTGAATGTCTTTAAAGAACAGACGGAAACTAAAAAAACAATTTTCCTTACAATGATTACTACATACGGTACCAAACAAAATATTTATTACACGGGGCGCATTATATCAGAAGTGAAAATGGAGGATTTGTTCAGGTAATTTATCTTTTGGTAAAAATGTCGTAGTGCATATTTTTTTCATAAACATTTTCAATTGAACCATATTTGCAAATTTCCTCCTATTATTTCATTGTTGGAAATCTTTCCATTTTAATCTTAACGAGATTAAAATCTGTTTTAATTAAAATGATGAACGATGATTAAAATAATTAAATTCAGTGTGGGAAAGAAAGTTCCGGTTTTGTATTGTGTCGCAGTGAATCCGAATCTTCCACTAATGTATCCCTTGATAGCGCATATTTTACTCACGAACACACATTAACGACTCCTTCCTATTATGAGAAAAGTCATCGTTGCAAGAGCCTCTGGCTCTTTATCTTTTTTATTCAAACGTTATTTTGCGAATGCCATCGTTCTCATCTGCTACATATAGATTGCCCGAAGTATCCATTACTATAGCATTCGCTTGGGAAAATTGGGCCGCTGCTCCCACGCCATCAGCCCTGCCGCCAAATCCACCACTGCCAGCAATAGTAGTAACTACACCTGTGGATATAACTATTTTTCGAATAGCGGTAATATCTGCTACATATAGATTGCCTATTCCATCATACACTATACCAGCGGGAGCCAAGAATTGAGCCGCTGCTCCTTTTCCGTCGACTATACCACCGTATCCACTACCTGCCAATGTGTTCACGGAGCCTGTTGGGCTTATTCTTAGTATGTTGCTGCCACCGTAATTCGCTACATACACATTACCCGCAGTATCTAACGCTACACCTTTGGGATAATTAACATCAAGCCCACCGTTACCGCCAGCCAGGGTAGTTACTTGTCCGGTAGCGATTACTATTTTTCGAATGGCATCATTAAACAGATCAGCCACATAAAGATTGCCATGTCCATCGAATGTTAAACCAGAAGGATAATTAAATGTAGCAGCCGTCCCAAAGCCATTGGTAAGTCCTTGCCCACCATTCCCTGCTAATGTACTTATCTCGCCTGTGGATAATATTATTTTGTATATAGTGCTATAACTACCACTCGCTACATACAAATTCCCCTGCCCATCAAGTGCTAAGCCATCCACACTGCCGAAATTAACGTTCATATCACTAACTATACCAACAGAGGTTATTTTGAGAATAGAATAAAAATTGTTCGTATACATATTATCCGAAGCATCCAACACAATACTCAAAGGGTTACCTCCACCAACTGTAAGAGTAGATACTACTGCAGTAAACACATAGGTAAAATTAGTAGCAGAGGTAGCTGTATTGT from Arachidicoccus sp. BS20 encodes the following:
- a CDS encoding DUF4267 domain-containing protein, whose product is MKKINFWLCLLSGLMLMFIGLNFIFNPLGAEAGYGIHTNTNGDFSFQYIKGIRDFFSGLIIVVLIFTKEYKALGYVLLLGAIIPAADFCIVISHPDFTAAHLYAHTIAVMICVVCGIYYLKNPANKKQPD
- the purD gene encoding phosphoribosylamine--glycine ligase, producing the protein MNILLLGSGGREHALAWKMKQSKLCDKLFIAPGNAGTARLGKNVNINVNDFEQQKSFCIENNIELLVVGPEDPLVNGVYDFFKNQIDWKGFVIGPSKYGAQLEGSKAFSKKFMQRHNIPTADYAEFDATNFEEGKKYIQQHSLPIVLKADGLAAGKGVVIATSHDEALNVFEEMIINKQFGEASSKVVIEEFLSGIEVSIFVLTDGKDYKIIGHAKDYKRIGEGDTGLNTGGMGCVTPVPFVDKIFMQKIESKIIRPTVDGLSKEDIGYKGFIFFGLINVNGEPFVIEYNCRMGDPETEVVLPRLKNDLVELFISLHDGKLSETTIEFDERACATVVAVSGGYPGDYEKGKVISFPEDIPGESIIFHAGTKVIGNDIVTNGGRVLAVTSYGKNIGEAVQQSKNILKGISFEGMNYRKDIGYEFE
- a CDS encoding Crp/Fnr family transcriptional regulator, with the translated sequence MQSQLISVIKNIIRLSENDEEIILKLFVPKDFRKGEYFLKEGQVSREIGFIEKGLVRYYINKEGEDLIYSFGKENEFVGNYESFLDHSLSNKNIQCIEDTTMLVVSYNNLQVLYDEIAEGQKLGRLVCENLFVEAIRQITSLYTDAPEQRYKKFLDLYLDLQQRIPQYYISSFVGVKPQSLSRIRKRLSEN
- a CDS encoding NAD(P)-dependent oxidoreductase; translated protein: MNKTKIGWIGFGTMGNPMAKHLIDAGFSVSVFNHNKAKDAIAKEAGASVSDTPEALVEQSDIIFLMVTDDNATRQIFESGNGIFSTNVEGKIFINMSSVSPNISKEMAEKCLQKNAHYLDAPVSGSVKQATEASLVIMVGGDENIFQQTKPLFEKLGKLILYIGETGSANALKLVVNTLLAIHAQGLAEAVAFAEKNNIDVQNLLTVLNNGAMANIFMKLKGDIILNNDYKPAFSLKNIVKDLSLAKGIGLDFPLGNASFETYQKAKNDYAEEDMIAVYKYLKGH
- a CDS encoding bacterial Ig-like domain-containing protein yields the protein MQLGINCCLKNLSEFNWGLTLLFVVLFFAGCKKNPPAAKILTSIAVTTPPVKTAYTIGDTFDPTGMVVTATYSDKSTSEITITANMLSYDFSTVGNKTVTITYDGQTTTFTGITVNAALAITGFSPAEAQHDSIITITGVSFNPTPANNIVAFNGIAATVVSATTTQLTVKVPKDKNSSGKISVTVANNTATSATNFTYVFTAVVSTLTVGGGNPLSIVLDASDNMYTNNFYSILKITSVGIVSDMNVNFGSVDGLALDGQGNLYVASGSYSTIYKIILSTGEISTLAGNGGQGLTNGFGTAATFNYPSGLTFDGHGNLYVADLFNDAIRKIVIATGQVTTLAGGNGGLDVNYPKGVALDTAGNVYVANYGGSNILRISPTGSVNTLAGSGYGGIVDGKGAAAQFLAPAGIVYDGIGNLYVADITAIRKIVISTGVVTTIAGSGGFGGRADGVGAAAQFSQANAIVMDTSGNLYVADENDGIRKITFE
- a CDS encoding glycosyltransferase, with the translated sequence MKIPPFSLGFIFFAAFCLVIFIQLCYYLFVFGKLAFYKPKQKSSSQEYPVSVIVCGKDEAENIATHLPAALVQNYTTTHEIVFVDDNSTDETKYLLEGLGRQFKGLRTLLLTQDAMGIPGKKFPLSMGIRAAKYETLLLTDADCFPASENWIKLMQDGYDEGISIVLGYGAYAKKKGVLNKLIRFETFHTALQYLSFALVKMPYMGVGRNLSYKREMFLKNKGFASINHIPGGDDDLFIIKIANETNTAIVIDKDAHTISEPKATWREWQKQKRRHYSTSKYYPAKFKWWLGLYSFSHFLVYPLLAVSIIFFNWWLPLSVYFLRLIVLAVIWKKTMNKLNESDLWSRFLLFDIWMFLYYFIMSPNIFRRAERKWK
- a CDS encoding AAA family ATPase gives rise to the protein MVGRDAEKKILKEVLDSKEAELLAVLGRRRVGKAFLIRNYYGKQLIFECTGMHEASLTEQLSNFSSALQQAMQLQVPPAIPDSWMQAFTFLSNFLQTKPEKQPMVILFDEFPWLHTARSGFLAAFGHWWNTWASRRPQLKVVICGSAASWMIENVLHNRGGLHNRVSRTSRLLPFSLRETEAYLVSRSISLDHYQILQLYMAMGGIPQYLKQVGKGESANQVIDKLFFEKDGMLKTEFDVLYRSLFNNASHHESIVRQLAKKAKGMSRAEVIEACGLTTGGTTTRLFEELEQSGFISQYIPYEKTSRDAIYKLSDEYSLFYLKFIDRARATGTGTWHKLAQGQSYNSWGGYAFEAICQKHIQQIKEVLGISGVYTEASGWRYAPKTGETGTQIDLLLDRQDRCINLCEMKFSGQEFVIDKKYASELDNKVNVFKEQTETKKTIFLTMITTYGTKQNIYYTGRIISEVKMEDLFR
- a CDS encoding cupin domain-containing protein → MKIIQSAGNTAQSIIEFDILPGEKTPWHYHTLFSETFQIIEGSLQVGKNDKIMVLQENESITIHPKEKHFFHNISSNPCHIIVTVNPGSINFEMALFISKGLYKDGLASASGTPKRLKDLALFVFLNNSQMVGSQKMAIPLFNYLVKKNIRNGYLDELKHRYVNNL